A stretch of Oreochromis aureus strain Israel breed Guangdong linkage group 11, ZZ_aureus, whole genome shotgun sequence DNA encodes these proteins:
- the LOC116309518 gene encoding meprin A subunit beta-like — MRVKGYVFLIWSMAITEAFYLNTTGPEIVDIGEEKDIPEINKGFLHDDILEPTNLQRSTITDENKLWTSRVPYVLNNDLEINSKGVILRALDQFRLKSCIDFKPRDSEDYYISVKQLNGCWSYIGRVFSNGQELSIGIGCGYIAIVEHEFLHALGFYHEQSRYDRDDYVTIQFENILEDYKSNFRIVGSDESTTHGVPYDYLSVMHYGKDDFTNGKGSTIITKDSKFQNLIGQRVEMSANDVQELNLLYKCSSSIAFRMYCGFTDGTMCQMSNCSQSSNRWEMVKDVYGGPNSDHTNLPSGNGNQGQDAGYFMHASTRSGQEGDSAWLETKRMSLQRDCHVQCLQFYYYHNGSESDELNIWIREFQDNLDATGTLYLMGQITGKPTSHWTLHHVPLNATKQFQVEFEVRKGAGNSTGGFSIDDINLSELECPDGTWQINDFERLLNTTDTPALIYSPRQYSSEGYAYRVALKLYQSYFGVFVQLVSGVYDDQLQWPCQQRQFTVQMVDQNPNIQLQMSKQMSITTDPNLLTSSGVSTWGKPREVGSPIVDENNETIYVNTLSGRNNFASLEDIKSRDYLKGGSAIFIFSLQDLTSLINGSTLPCPKMRPVNISHPPGVQDKGPCSPWILQTTFPTPNTTNDSFAFSPGMMASTVLTLLPALMLLVP, encoded by the exons ATGAGGGTGAAAGGATATGTTTTTCTTATCTGGAGCATGGCCATTACAGAAGCATTTTACTTAAACACA ACTGGACCAGAAATAGTGG ATATTGGTGAAGAAAAGGACATTCCTGAAATAAACAAGG gatttttacaCGATGATATTTTGGAG CCTACAAACCTGCAGAGGAGTACCATCACTGATGAAAACAAGCTGTGGACATCTAGAGTCCCCTATGTCTTGAATAACGACCTTG AAATTAATTCTAAAGGAGTCATTCTGAGGGCCCTTGATCAGTTCAGGTTGAAATCATGCATTGATTTTAAACCAAGGGACTCTGAGGACTattacatttctgtcaaacagtTAAATGG atgTTGGTCATACATCGGGCGGGTATTTTCCAATGGACAGGAACTCTCCATTGGAATAGGCTGTGGTTACATTGCCATTGTTGAACATGAGTTCCTTCATGCTCTTGGCTTCTACCATGAACAGTCCAGATATGACAGAGATGATTATGTGACGATTCAATTTGAAAACATCCTAGAAG ATTACAAGAGCAACTTTAGAATAGTTGGCAGTGATGAGAGCACCACCCACGGAGTCCCATATGACTACTTGTCAGTGATGCACTATGGCAAAGATGATTTCACCAATGGCAAAGGTTCTACAATTATCACCAAAGACTCAAAATTCCAAAATCTGATTGGTCAACGAGTGGAAATGAGCGCTAATGATGTTCAGGAGCTGAATCTACTCTACAAATGCA GCTCATCTATTGCCTTTAGGATGTACTGTGGCTTTACTGATGGGACCATGTGTCAAATGAGTAACTGTTCACAGAGCAGCAATAGGTGGGAAATGGTAAAAGATGTTTATGGGGGTCCCAACTCTGACCACACCAATCTGCCCAGTGGAAATGGCAATCAAG GTCAGGATGCAGGTTACTTCATGCATGCTAGCACAAGATCAGGTCAGGAGGGTGACTCCGCCTGGCTGGAGACAAAGAGGATGAGTCTTCAGAGGGATTGTCATGTCCAGTGTCTGCAGTTCTATTATTACCACAATGGAAGTGAGTCAGACGAACTTAACATCTGGATCAGAGAATTTCAAGATAACTTGGACGCCACAGGAACTCTCTACCTCATGGGACAGATCACAG GTAAACCAACATCTCACTGGACACTCCACCATGTTCCTCTAAATGCCACCAAGCAGTTCCAGGTGGAGTTTGAGGTTCGTAAAGGAGCAGGAAACTCTACAGGCGGATTCTCTATTGATGACATCAATCTGTCAGAGCTTGAGTGTCCAGATGGAACCTGGCAGATTAATGATTTTGAGAGACTTCTGAACACTACTGATACTCCAGCCCTGATATATAGCCCAAGGCAGTACTCCAGTGAGGGCTATGCTTACCGGGTAGCACTAAAGCTCTACCAGAGTTATTTTGGAGTATTTGTGCAACTTGTCTCTGGTGTCTATGATGACCAACTGCAATGGCCTTGCCAACAAAGGCAATTTACTGTCCAAATGGTGGATCAGAACCCCAACATCCAGCTACAGATGTCAAAACAAATGAGTATCACCACTGACCCAAATCTGCTCACCTCCAGTG GTGTATCCACTTGGGGCAAACCTCGTGAGGTTGGAAGTCCAATTGTTGATGAGAATAATGAGACCATCTATGTTAATACCCTTTCTGGTAGAAATAATTTTGCATCTCTGGAAGACATCAAATCCAGAGATTACCTCAAGGGAGGGAGTGCTATTTTCATCTTCAGCTTACAAg ATCTCACTTCTCTAATTAATGGAAGTACACTGCCATGTCCTAAAATGAGACCAGTGAATATTTCACATCCACCTGGAGTCCAGGATAAAGGACCCTGCTCACCATG GATCTTACAAACCACATTTCCAACTCCAAACACAACAAATGACAG